In Blastopirellula sp. J2-11, a single genomic region encodes these proteins:
- a CDS encoding dihydrodipicolinate synthase family protein yields MQATKFITALCTPLNEEDAIDVAGLETHIEDQLENGIDSLLVAGTMGFMQMLSMEAYLQLVAQSVRISGSRAELLVGVGDTGTSTTLARIRAVENLPIDGLVIISPYFLKFTQAELVDYFTDLADASKKPLFLYDLPRLTGTKLEISTVLTLSEHPNIHGIKCSDHFAQSRPLLEQQSDQFRVIIAQPTMLDVLLKAGVREHLDGVFGFAPHWIRDLQTALGNEDWFAVTQIQNQFNELLAAMQSIDASIFSTTSELLNLRGIPGRMAPKPLRLLSPPQQERFRSLPIVQQAISRAALACDVPQ; encoded by the coding sequence ATGCAAGCTACGAAGTTCATCACCGCGCTCTGTACCCCGCTCAACGAAGAGGACGCGATTGACGTCGCTGGCCTCGAAACGCATATCGAGGATCAACTAGAGAACGGCATCGACAGCCTATTAGTCGCCGGAACCATGGGGTTCATGCAAATGCTGTCGATGGAAGCGTATCTGCAATTGGTTGCCCAGAGCGTTCGCATCAGCGGATCGCGAGCCGAATTGTTGGTGGGAGTGGGCGACACCGGTACGTCGACCACTTTGGCTCGAATTCGTGCGGTTGAGAATCTGCCGATCGACGGGCTTGTCATCATCAGCCCCTACTTCTTGAAGTTTACCCAAGCCGAGTTGGTCGATTATTTCACCGACTTGGCGGACGCCAGCAAAAAGCCGCTCTTCCTATACGATCTTCCGCGCCTGACCGGGACGAAATTGGAGATTAGTACGGTGCTAACGTTGAGCGAACACCCGAATATTCATGGAATCAAATGTTCGGATCACTTCGCCCAGAGTCGCCCGTTGCTGGAGCAGCAATCGGATCAATTTCGGGTAATCATCGCGCAGCCGACGATGCTGGACGTGTTGTTAAAAGCAGGCGTCCGCGAGCATTTGGACGGGGTCTTCGGGTTTGCGCCTCACTGGATTCGCGACCTGCAAACCGCACTCGGCAACGAAGACTGGTTTGCCGTCACGCAAATTCAAAATCAATTCAACGAGTTGCTGGCGGCGATGCAATCGATCGATGCGTCGATCTTTTCCACGACCTCCGAGTTGCTCAATCTGCGCGGCATTCCGGGCCGAATGGCTCCCAAGCCGCTCCGGTTGCTTTCGCCGCCCCAGCAAGAACGGTTTCGCAGCTTGCCGATCGTGCAACAGGCGATCTCTCGAGCAGCGCTGGCTTGCGACGTTCCTCAATAA
- a CDS encoding sialidase family protein produces MKPLLIIIVAIGLVAWNFGLPAAIQATETIESVHLVVKPNKPRGYRGINGDMIQRKDGSLLFCYTEYGPEGGIVAKSSTDQGRTWTEAKILVPQPVAPDPGRFNHPSLLRLTNGDLLLSYNYTTHPTKPYYAGTLYRRSTDDGATWGEQFPLTPYSGYTLIHNDKLLMLEDGRIIAVAANKKYLPSSQDHNGYVGLTFYSDDQGYSWYPSKNVVDLYASAKIEVQEPDAVELRDGRLMMFARTYSGHPVKAFSSDRGETWSKGEMIPALKMPYAGLPTVRRIPSTGDLLFVWISERSALKSNPKLVVRSALTTAISQDEGETFIHQRNIVQDSENDFGYQCVEFLEDGTALIAYHANDGVHLARIDVDWFYGK; encoded by the coding sequence ATGAAACCGTTGCTGATAATCATCGTTGCGATCGGACTTGTAGCTTGGAATTTCGGTCTTCCTGCTGCGATCCAAGCGACGGAAACGATCGAGAGCGTCCACCTGGTCGTCAAACCGAATAAGCCTCGCGGGTATCGCGGCATCAATGGAGACATGATCCAGCGGAAAGATGGCTCGCTCCTGTTTTGCTATACGGAATACGGCCCCGAGGGAGGCATCGTCGCGAAGAGTTCAACCGATCAAGGACGAACCTGGACCGAGGCGAAGATCTTGGTCCCGCAGCCGGTGGCGCCCGACCCCGGCCGGTTCAACCATCCGAGTTTGCTGCGACTAACCAACGGCGATCTGCTGTTGTCCTATAACTACACGACTCACCCGACCAAGCCCTATTATGCGGGAACTCTCTATCGACGCAGCACCGACGATGGTGCGACTTGGGGCGAGCAATTTCCGCTGACGCCTTATTCCGGCTACACGCTGATTCACAACGATAAGTTGCTCATGCTGGAAGATGGCCGGATTATCGCCGTCGCCGCCAACAAAAAATATCTTCCCAGCTCGCAAGATCACAACGGGTATGTCGGCCTTACATTTTACTCGGACGATCAGGGGTATAGCTGGTATCCCAGCAAAAACGTGGTCGACCTATACGCGTCGGCGAAAATCGAAGTTCAAGAACCGGATGCGGTCGAACTGCGCGACGGCCGACTGATGATGTTTGCCCGAACCTACAGCGGGCATCCCGTCAAAGCCTTCTCGAGCGATCGCGGCGAAACCTGGTCGAAAGGCGAAATGATCCCGGCGTTAAAAATGCCGTACGCCGGTCTGCCGACGGTGCGGCGGATTCCTTCGACCGGAGACTTGCTGTTCGTCTGGATCAGCGAACGCTCTGCGCTGAAATCGAATCCTAAGCTGGTGGTCCGCTCGGCGCTGACGACCGCGATCTCCCAGGATGAAGGTGAGACATTCATTCATCAGCGGAACATCGTGCAAGATTCAGAAAACGATTTTGGCTATCAATGCGTTGAATTTTTGGAGGACGGCACGGCCTTGATCGCTTACCACGCCAACGACGGCGTCCACTTGGCGCGGATCGACGTCGACTGGTTCTACGGCAAATGA
- a CDS encoding exo-alpha-sialidase, whose product MKNLRFLWSNTFRSAPFVCAAMLFATSALLADEPSAVENPEQRSLEILQRGLQSSSFANLLNAAEGLTAAGKQKEVIAALSPKLKQTKGSDRKCELARELVRAGERSYLAILVQALQDDVALETQAVACDALFQIDEIGEGRILRKRYDQLQNVNAQTILAAAALAQWGNPQAAAKLREVVKQAEWPDARLAAGALARLGETDDVALLKMRQQDARTVRDRLAFDAALALLGDETARSALPNFLQDSDPLVRSDAIKFIGEAGIATARPELIRLLADPDEGTAILTAQAILKLAHRNDAAASDQTANFARNVFPATPEFPRYSEGSVIGLNDDVLLYAVTEFRKSSDHADAQIVARRSNDGGLTWGEKQVLQPNTGSLNVMSVTLRHLAPPTERHRPIGMFYLNKNSYSDIRVMLRISDDDCRTFGDPIRVSPHLGYHILNNDRVTRLSTGRLIVPLASTEDVQRVNHFVCQCCLSDDGGETWRLGQESVDYPKRGAMEPEVVEIDGNRVMMIFRNQLGHIAQSISLDGGETWSEPQSLGVPGPEAPATIRRIPSTGDLLLIWNDNLEKGHHHGGARNPLTLAISSDEGKTWRLRRNVEAEKGYGYAYTSVLFWKGRLLMTYYVGGGGKVSSRFRSIPIRDLYLEPES is encoded by the coding sequence ATGAAGAATTTAAGATTTCTCTGGAGCAACACGTTCCGCAGCGCTCCGTTCGTTTGCGCCGCAATGTTATTCGCTACTTCGGCGCTCCTGGCAGACGAACCGTCGGCGGTGGAAAATCCAGAGCAACGTAGTTTGGAGATTCTACAACGCGGTCTTCAGTCTTCGAGTTTCGCCAACTTGTTGAACGCCGCCGAAGGTTTGACTGCTGCTGGTAAGCAAAAAGAAGTGATCGCCGCTTTGTCGCCGAAATTGAAGCAGACAAAAGGGAGCGATCGCAAGTGTGAGTTGGCTCGAGAATTAGTGCGTGCCGGCGAGCGTTCGTATCTCGCCATTCTCGTGCAAGCGTTGCAAGACGACGTCGCATTGGAGACCCAGGCTGTCGCCTGTGACGCGCTCTTTCAGATCGATGAAATCGGCGAGGGACGCATCTTAAGAAAACGCTACGATCAGTTGCAAAACGTCAACGCCCAAACGATCCTGGCAGCCGCTGCATTAGCGCAATGGGGCAATCCTCAGGCGGCGGCAAAACTGCGCGAAGTCGTCAAGCAAGCGGAATGGCCAGATGCCCGACTTGCCGCGGGGGCGCTTGCGCGTCTGGGAGAGACGGACGACGTGGCGCTGTTGAAGATGCGCCAGCAAGACGCTCGTACGGTCCGTGATCGGTTGGCGTTTGACGCCGCTCTTGCGCTGTTGGGCGACGAGACGGCGCGTAGTGCGTTACCCAACTTTCTGCAAGACTCCGATCCGCTGGTGCGCAGTGACGCGATCAAGTTTATCGGCGAAGCCGGAATTGCAACCGCTCGGCCTGAATTGATTCGCTTGCTTGCCGACCCCGACGAAGGGACGGCGATTCTCACAGCTCAGGCGATTTTGAAACTAGCGCACCGCAACGACGCCGCGGCAAGCGACCAGACGGCGAACTTTGCCCGTAATGTTTTTCCGGCGACTCCCGAATTTCCGCGTTATAGCGAAGGTTCGGTCATCGGCCTCAACGATGACGTATTGTTATATGCGGTGACCGAATTTCGCAAATCTTCAGATCATGCTGATGCGCAGATCGTCGCACGGCGATCGAACGACGGCGGTTTGACTTGGGGCGAGAAGCAGGTGCTGCAACCGAACACGGGGAGCCTCAACGTGATGTCCGTGACGCTCCGCCATCTTGCGCCGCCGACAGAACGGCATCGCCCGATCGGCATGTTCTATCTCAACAAAAATTCGTACAGCGACATCCGGGTGATGTTACGCATCTCAGATGACGACTGTCGTACGTTCGGTGATCCGATCCGCGTTTCTCCGCATTTAGGCTATCACATCCTCAATAACGATCGTGTCACGCGTCTGTCGACGGGGCGTTTAATCGTTCCCTTGGCGTCGACCGAAGACGTACAGCGAGTCAATCATTTCGTTTGCCAATGCTGTCTCTCGGATGATGGGGGAGAAACCTGGCGGCTAGGCCAGGAAAGCGTCGACTATCCCAAGCGCGGCGCGATGGAGCCGGAAGTGGTGGAAATCGACGGTAATCGGGTGATGATGATTTTTCGCAATCAGCTAGGGCACATCGCGCAATCGATCTCGCTAGATGGCGGCGAAACTTGGAGCGAGCCGCAATCGCTCGGAGTGCCAGGCCCGGAAGCGCCGGCGACGATTCGGCGAATTCCCTCGACCGGCGATCTGTTGCTGATCTGGAATGATAACCTGGAAAAAGGGCATCATCACGGCGGAGCACGCAATCCGCTGACGCTGGCGATTAGTTCTGACGAAGGGAAGACCTGGCGATTGCGCCGCAATGTGGAAGCGGAGAAAGGTTACGGGTACGCCTATACCAGCGTCTTGTTCTGGAAGGGCCGCTTGCTGATGACTTATTACGTCGGCGGAGGAGGCAAGGTTTCTTCTCGATTTCGCTCGATTCCCATTCGCGATCTCTATTTGGAGCCGGAAAGCTAA
- a CDS encoding DUF1559 domain-containing protein, translated as MFCRNSSKSRRNGFTLVELLVVIAIIGVLIALLLPAVQQAREAARRLSCSANFKQVGLALHNYHDTHLTFPLGSGISGGCSGFTGTHFFSWGVHTLPFLEQNARYDAVNFNVAAPIQTQANYEPEIALGPVPVYLCASNPQSDTMVNPAFSAGVESVPRSDMAGVADSRDWRCNSSGTVGLRPRSDGNGIFYALSKTNFRDIIDGTSNTLFVGEVTGDPNQATSSSTTTYNANTYAVYNTLDTSTGINGPFTVPGGGTFEWRPQGFSSFHPGGAHFALADGSVRFFPETIDQTLLSGLTTRNGGEVLEQF; from the coding sequence ATGTTTTGTAGAAACAGCTCGAAATCTCGACGCAACGGTTTTACGTTAGTCGAGCTATTGGTCGTCATCGCCATCATCGGCGTGCTGATTGCACTGTTGCTGCCGGCCGTTCAGCAGGCGCGCGAGGCCGCGCGGCGATTGTCTTGTTCGGCGAATTTTAAGCAGGTTGGACTCGCGTTGCATAACTATCATGACACGCATCTGACGTTTCCCTTGGGAAGCGGAATCAGCGGTGGTTGCAGCGGTTTTACGGGTACGCACTTCTTCTCCTGGGGCGTTCACACGTTGCCATTTCTCGAGCAAAACGCGCGCTACGATGCGGTGAACTTTAATGTTGCGGCGCCAATTCAAACGCAAGCGAATTATGAGCCGGAGATCGCATTGGGGCCGGTTCCGGTCTACTTGTGCGCCTCGAATCCGCAGTCTGACACCATGGTGAATCCGGCCTTTTCTGCGGGGGTAGAGTCAGTTCCCCGCTCGGATATGGCCGGCGTGGCCGATTCACGCGACTGGCGCTGCAATTCTTCGGGAACCGTGGGTTTGCGTCCCCGTTCTGATGGTAATGGAATCTTTTACGCGTTGTCGAAAACCAATTTTCGCGACATCATCGACGGTACTTCCAATACTTTGTTCGTCGGCGAAGTCACAGGCGATCCGAATCAAGCGACCAGCAGCAGTACAACGACGTATAACGCGAACACCTACGCCGTTTACAACACCTTGGATACGTCCACCGGGATCAACGGCCCGTTCACGGTTCCCGGCGGCGGAACCTTCGAATGGCGCCCTCAAGGGTTCTCGAGCTTCCATCCCGGCGGCGCTCATTTCGCCCTGGCGGACGGCTCGGTTCGGTTCTTTCCGGAAACAATCGATCAAACGCTGCTATCGGGGCTCACCACGCGCAACGGCGGCGAAGTGTTAGAGCAGTTCTAA
- a CDS encoding SDR family NAD(P)-dependent oxidoreductase, translating to MTDAPTVLITGAAGGIGAATSLEFAARGYDCYLLDIDATALADTVRAIEKLGRSVATAIGDLGDLDFAQQAVRDCLEKFGRMDVLVNNAAWRDVTTMKSISRESWEKTIRVCLTAPAFLAQAAAPFMEARRQGVIVNVSSIQSKFAAGVSPAYIAAKGGLDALTYELATLYGPSGVRVLAVNLGAIDTRLNDQYVAADGDSLAAELRQAVEQMIPLQRYGTPAEIARSIVTLAGPDSAYITGTCIEIDGGWFHQCSPYSFKRRQFPEDYPTHV from the coding sequence ATGACTGACGCGCCGACCGTACTGATTACCGGAGCCGCAGGCGGAATTGGCGCGGCGACCTCGCTCGAGTTCGCCGCGCGTGGTTACGACTGCTATCTGTTAGATATCGACGCTACGGCGTTGGCGGACACGGTCAGAGCGATTGAAAAACTAGGCCGATCGGTCGCAACCGCGATTGGCGACCTCGGTGATTTAGACTTCGCCCAACAGGCGGTGCGCGATTGTCTGGAAAAGTTTGGGCGAATGGACGTCCTAGTGAACAACGCGGCCTGGCGCGACGTGACGACCATGAAATCGATTTCCCGCGAATCGTGGGAGAAAACGATCCGCGTTTGTTTGACCGCGCCGGCGTTTCTCGCCCAAGCGGCCGCTCCCTTTATGGAAGCGCGCCGGCAAGGAGTGATCGTCAACGTTTCCAGCATTCAATCGAAGTTCGCGGCCGGCGTCAGTCCCGCTTACATCGCCGCCAAGGGAGGTCTGGATGCGCTGACCTACGAGTTGGCGACGCTGTATGGACCTTCTGGCGTGCGCGTGCTGGCAGTCAACTTGGGCGCGATCGACACCCGTTTAAACGATCAATACGTTGCAGCCGACGGCGATTCGCTTGCAGCGGAACTTCGTCAGGCGGTGGAGCAGATGATCCCGCTTCAGCGTTACGGAACGCCGGCGGAGATTGCTCGCAGCATCGTCACGTTGGCGGGACCCGACTCGGCCTACATCACGGGAACCTGTATTGAAATTGATGGAGGTTGGTTTCATCAATGCTCCCCCTATTCGTTCAAGCGTCGCCAATTTCCAGAAGACTACCCGACGCATGTTTAG